A genomic segment from Streptosporangium roseum DSM 43021 encodes:
- a CDS encoding BTAD domain-containing putative transcriptional regulator, with amino-acid sequence MEFRVLGPVGVHSDGGVQVDLGGPRPRAVLARLLLAQGAVVSADTLIDDLYSGAPPASALSSLHSYVSNLRRIIEPGRSPRTPPLLLLGQPPGYLLATTNVDAIRFTKLVTRSESRPPGEVLVSLDEALRLWRGQPYGEFADETWAVTDVSRLRELRLVAVERRAQALLDLGRPQAVITHLETEAAAHPLRERLWWLLAVALYRSGRQADALAVLRHAGNLLAEQLGLDPGPELRALENDILRHSDSLTNPLLTSTAVSVPVPPQSPPRLLVGRERQLSELKMLPIRASRNGVAVAAVSGEPGIGKTRLLEVFRDQCADLGYVVLWGNCHSMEGAPALWPWLQVLRTLDEIWPPPDRQALAGFLDEEMPSGSTAAALLHRNQVIARWLTVTAQTQPLVIILDDLHWADPASLALLRDVAMLAGGEAANVPLTLVAAFRETAFRETAIHGTALPRGSFHLSLDGLLGELARYDLLRIRLTGLEVEEVRAIASAMGAEMDESSAERLSERTGGNPFFVRESARLLAQGRDLEAVPEAVADLIRWWLGRLGAQAGEVLGVAALIGRDFDPAVVAEVCETSEIGWVEVYDTLDRTARAGLIVPGEVSMAFAHDLVRETLVREIPPLRKAVIHQAVMTALSFRPGVDVTVIAHHAVEAGPAAYADATRWAIAAAEQASLRLAYEEAAVWWGRAVVAHGACAGDPVEHVELLLRQVRALLEAGDVIGARQARAKAVRAADRVGGNSELTARALTALDAPAIWTLRDLYGAAELWLVDRFEAALRALPEADSHERALLLGGLAQELHGTDDPRGHAFSAEAVAMARRLGDPYLLMRMLNARHLSLPQPLHIPELLELTEELHELALRTRMPGFELLAQMMFAHHRLELFDLAAADAAAARCDVMLERLSLPWPRFQHTIWRITRLVLSGRFDDAENLYGEAERQATRIGYWYAGGVVAIGRLILRYNQGTIAEAGPLIDAITGVHPSADHDARVLQLCAQGRVREARALAANGWPAPPPDWSWLSMTCLQGAAQAAIGDLPACQVTYSALLPYSGRISVVSAVVCMGPVDWYLALLASALGDNAAASRHLETLTRLAGQNGLMWWRDRARSASCEVFPHVP; translated from the coding sequence GTGGAGTTTCGGGTTCTTGGCCCGGTAGGGGTCCACAGCGATGGCGGGGTTCAGGTCGACCTCGGCGGTCCGCGCCCGCGTGCGGTGCTGGCCCGGTTACTGCTCGCGCAGGGGGCGGTCGTGTCTGCGGACACGTTGATCGATGACCTGTACAGCGGGGCGCCCCCAGCCAGCGCCCTGTCCAGCCTGCACTCGTATGTGTCGAATCTGCGCCGGATCATCGAGCCCGGCCGCAGCCCCCGAACTCCTCCCCTGCTGCTCCTCGGGCAGCCTCCCGGCTACCTGCTCGCCACCACGAACGTCGACGCGATCCGGTTCACCAAACTGGTCACCCGATCGGAGTCACGTCCCCCCGGTGAGGTGCTCGTCTCCCTGGACGAGGCGTTGCGGCTCTGGCGAGGCCAGCCGTACGGCGAGTTTGCCGATGAGACCTGGGCCGTCACGGATGTCAGCCGCCTTCGCGAGTTGCGCCTGGTCGCGGTCGAGCGGCGCGCCCAGGCCCTGCTGGACCTCGGCCGCCCGCAGGCGGTGATCACCCATCTGGAGACCGAGGCGGCCGCGCACCCGCTGCGCGAGCGGCTGTGGTGGCTGCTGGCCGTGGCCCTGTACCGCAGCGGGCGGCAGGCCGACGCGCTCGCCGTGCTCCGCCATGCCGGGAACCTGCTCGCCGAACAGCTCGGCCTCGACCCCGGCCCGGAACTACGGGCGCTGGAAAACGACATCCTCCGGCACTCCGACTCGCTCACGAACCCGCTCTTGACCTCCACCGCGGTGTCGGTGCCCGTACCTCCGCAGTCGCCACCGCGGCTCCTTGTCGGGCGGGAGCGGCAGCTTTCGGAGTTGAAGATGCTGCCGATACGTGCGAGTCGAAACGGCGTAGCCGTCGCAGCGGTGAGCGGTGAGCCGGGCATCGGCAAGACCCGGCTGCTGGAGGTGTTTCGCGACCAGTGCGCCGACCTCGGCTACGTGGTGCTGTGGGGCAACTGCCACAGCATGGAGGGGGCCCCGGCCCTGTGGCCGTGGCTTCAGGTGCTGCGCACGTTGGATGAGATCTGGCCGCCGCCGGACCGCCAGGCGCTGGCCGGGTTCCTCGATGAGGAGATGCCCAGCGGCTCCACCGCGGCGGCACTGCTCCACCGCAACCAGGTCATCGCTCGCTGGCTCACCGTGACCGCGCAGACCCAGCCATTGGTGATCATCCTTGACGACCTGCACTGGGCCGACCCGGCCTCACTCGCACTGCTCAGAGATGTCGCCATGCTGGCGGGCGGCGAGGCGGCGAACGTCCCGCTGACGCTGGTCGCCGCTTTCCGCGAGACGGCTTTCCGCGAGACGGCGATTCATGGCACAGCACTTCCCCGTGGCTCGTTCCATCTCTCACTGGACGGTCTGCTGGGTGAGCTCGCCCGGTACGACCTGCTTCGCATCCGGCTGACCGGCCTGGAGGTGGAGGAGGTGCGGGCGATCGCCTCGGCCATGGGCGCCGAGATGGACGAGTCCTCCGCCGAGCGCCTGTCCGAGCGGACCGGCGGCAACCCCTTCTTCGTGCGGGAAAGCGCTCGGCTGCTGGCCCAGGGGCGAGATCTGGAGGCGGTTCCCGAGGCGGTGGCCGACCTGATCCGCTGGTGGCTGGGCAGACTGGGCGCGCAGGCCGGTGAGGTTCTGGGTGTCGCCGCACTGATCGGTCGGGACTTCGACCCGGCCGTGGTCGCCGAGGTGTGCGAGACATCCGAGATCGGATGGGTGGAAGTCTACGACACGCTGGACCGGACAGCCCGGGCCGGGTTGATCGTTCCCGGTGAGGTTTCCATGGCGTTCGCCCACGACCTGGTCAGGGAGACCCTTGTCCGCGAGATCCCGCCGCTGCGCAAGGCGGTCATCCACCAGGCGGTCATGACCGCCCTGTCCTTCCGGCCAGGCGTGGACGTCACGGTCATCGCTCACCACGCGGTGGAGGCCGGCCCGGCCGCGTACGCCGATGCCACGCGCTGGGCGATCGCCGCCGCCGAACAGGCGAGCCTGCGCCTGGCCTACGAGGAGGCGGCTGTCTGGTGGGGCCGGGCGGTCGTCGCGCACGGCGCCTGCGCGGGTGACCCGGTAGAGCACGTGGAGCTGCTGCTGCGGCAGGTCCGTGCGCTGCTGGAGGCCGGGGACGTGATCGGCGCGCGACAGGCCCGTGCGAAGGCCGTACGTGCCGCCGACCGAGTCGGGGGGAACTCGGAGCTGACCGCCCGCGCCCTCACCGCACTGGATGCCCCGGCGATCTGGACACTGCGTGATTTGTACGGGGCGGCGGAGTTGTGGCTGGTGGATCGGTTCGAGGCCGCGCTGCGAGCGCTGCCCGAGGCTGACAGCCACGAGCGAGCCCTGCTGCTGGGGGGACTGGCACAGGAGCTGCACGGGACTGATGACCCCCGCGGTCACGCCTTTTCCGCCGAGGCTGTCGCGATGGCTCGCCGGCTGGGCGACCCGTATCTGCTGATGCGGATGCTCAACGCCCGGCACCTGTCGCTGCCTCAGCCGCTGCACATCCCCGAGCTGCTGGAGCTCACCGAGGAATTGCACGAGCTCGCACTGCGCACACGAATGCCGGGATTCGAACTGCTCGCCCAGATGATGTTCGCCCACCACCGGTTGGAGCTGTTCGACCTGGCCGCCGCGGACGCGGCCGCCGCCCGCTGCGACGTCATGCTGGAGCGGCTGTCATTGCCATGGCCGCGCTTTCAGCACACCATATGGCGGATCACCAGGCTCGTCCTGAGCGGGCGGTTCGACGACGCCGAAAACCTGTACGGGGAGGCCGAACGCCAGGCCACCCGGATCGGCTACTGGTATGCGGGCGGAGTGGTGGCGATCGGGCGTCTCATATTGCGCTACAACCAGGGCACCATCGCGGAGGCAGGGCCGCTGATCGACGCGATCACCGGCGTTCATCCCAGTGCGGATCACGATGCTCGGGTGCTGCAGCTGTGCGCGCAGGGCCGCGTGCGGGAGGCCCGCGCCTTGGCCGCGAACGGCTGGCCGGCACCGCCGCCGGACTGGTCGTGGCTCTCCATGACCTGCCTGCAGGGCGCGGCCCAGGCCGCCATCGGGGACCTGCCGGCCTGCCAGGTGACCTACTCGGCGCTGCTGCCGTATTCCGGGCGGATCTCAGTGGTTTCGGCGGTGGTCTGCATGGGGCCCGTCGACTGGTACCTGGCCCTGCTCGCCTCCGCGCTGGGCGACAACGCCGCCGCCTCCCGGCACCTTGAGACGCTGACACGACTGGCAGGCCAGAACGGGCTCATGTGGTGGCGGGACCGGGCAAGGTCGGCAAGTTGTGAGGTCTTTCCCCACGTGCCTTGA
- a CDS encoding phosphotransferase family protein translates to MDEVKMVVAHSERATLRVGDVFLKVDADQARIDVEVEAMALAPVPTPKVLWHKPPVFAIAAVPGTALGRLGEPSTASPASWAAAGAAIRRLHDAPLPPRPGQAGRGLDELAADLDGECEWLVTNGVLSADLVTRNRQVAEAALRPWTPVFTHGDLQIDHVFVDGDGITGIIDWSEAGQGDALYDLATLTLGHEEHLGDVVAGYGTDVDLDVIRAWWSLRSLLNVRWLVEHGFDPFAPGCEVDVLRSRL, encoded by the coding sequence ATGGATGAGGTCAAAATGGTCGTCGCCCATTCCGAGCGCGCGACCCTGCGCGTCGGCGACGTGTTCCTGAAGGTGGACGCCGATCAGGCGCGCATCGACGTCGAGGTCGAGGCGATGGCCCTGGCGCCGGTCCCGACCCCAAAGGTCCTGTGGCACAAGCCGCCAGTGTTCGCGATCGCCGCAGTCCCGGGGACGGCGCTCGGCCGCCTCGGCGAGCCGTCGACCGCGTCCCCGGCATCGTGGGCCGCGGCGGGCGCCGCCATCCGGAGGTTGCACGACGCGCCGTTGCCGCCCAGGCCCGGCCAGGCCGGCCGGGGCCTCGACGAGTTGGCGGCGGATCTCGATGGCGAGTGCGAGTGGCTCGTGACGAACGGCGTCCTGTCCGCCGACCTGGTCACCCGCAACCGCCAGGTCGCCGAGGCCGCGCTCCGGCCGTGGACACCGGTCTTCACGCACGGCGACCTGCAGATCGATCACGTGTTCGTCGACGGCGACGGGATCACGGGCATCATCGACTGGTCCGAGGCAGGCCAAGGTGATGCCCTGTACGACCTCGCCACCTTGACGCTCGGACACGAGGAGCACCTCGGCGACGTCGTCGCCGGCTACGGCACCGACGTCGACCTCGACGTGATCCGCGCGTGGTGGTCGTTGCGAAGCCTGCTGAATGTTCGCTGGCTGGTCGAGCATGGCTTCGACCCGTTCGCGCCGGGCTGTGAGGTCGACGTGCTGAGATCCCGGCTGTGA
- a CDS encoding PKD domain-containing protein has translation MLPGLGAHQPSQCHPAVVLAGHAHHRGLAAQPATHPGRGTGEACQASTRLWIFDKLADIEAKRSTSEAKRPTGATGHDRRLPVPKPRPGGHGHSHGVTPLHWLFSRASSRRIAARWSGISLITAVAGSLVLPTSAIAASAPEPPPNNEVASAAGEVKLIDLGSLNGRDDGVYSSLGYKVNARGINNMSQVVGTATVSHLNDHQRAVLFSGGSVRQLHDSLEGLGDGGIVNSHAWGINDDGTVVGTFSDMGPDDEKTFVLKDGKATLIEQRFGRVINNKGQIGGGGWVRDPDGSVLQLRAFKDQNMGVSALNNSGSVAGNADMDPDRSVFEIRAFRTKPGQPLDLAKDILQYAGETKAADINDKGQVAGHGKNMNGGIVPIIWNASGVAVEQDTPLGGEAYAINNAGIAVGLMRTSSGPTRAAMYAGGAGIDLNTLVPAGTNLRLTRALGINDLGQITGVATNTTTGVGHAFLLDLGLAKPVINSVTLETKRYPSEEWGEAGAVTDGDPARITVSVTNPGSMPVSAQIRLYQAPNPGEAVDYTPLPKVEPIEVELEPNQTVNVRANWDTAGVAWERGEANLVRYVKARLYMGGVRQGFAESAKITTRPKPVVLVHGWKSNAEIAWGYAHAILDGLHPYIGSFAVGNGEFGPDGGTLDTGDLSDSSKQTNTLAENAKELAKYLENVRTRTGASHVDVIAHSMGGLITRQYIQTEMPSSPDHKPVVNRMLQMGTPNRGTPCADMVVLNATLTDGSVPFSPATEQNTTRFVRGVFNQQYTNLKGVTPSNLAGVGRPLPCVAPPEHTEFYDSDLIVPLWSARFYPDVPRTGTVHMSMTDSAWDFETYVKPRLASVPGKDGDPDLPRLTKGVTGDSAMAAAPAAMATDDGGTDAGSVFAASSTAVEAGKTVSVPLDVPQGSAFGVTGALPSTVGLVLRNPSGEPAAQYAAGSDEAKQPVQGLSVAKPRAGAWKLEITNSATEPVTANLGAWVAGNPVKVAATVEQPSEDGRVKVTGTVTDAGKPVTAVPVQAIVIGEDGARVELSLKDDGNSGDGGAGDGVYGATSESLADGVYSVTVKADTAKGLRAALDVVEVKKPDLREFELTLSAQPGGSVAVSPAQDTYRAGTKVTVTATPEAGRIPIGWTVDGEERGAGALRLTMNGPHTVVARFGTYTVTELGAASPGRSAAETRAVALNDRGQVAATVDQNHTHRTSAVRWQAGEFTNLGDLPCTDDPRSTNRCMAVATGINEAGDVSGWATSGEGGTNRAVVYRKDGSVRSLQPESGGLALGLNDNGQVFGMAGGDHVIWDQGGAVQLPANPVFDTKYTYVSGYASAFSSRINARGTVAGNYVMGRDPIYGKPVNWGPALYRDGVTTPLAVPGCPYKDNEYGDAYDVNTAEVVAGSVDCGPNNPTRAVLWKDGQPTELGEGEATALNDHGLVVGRALDQDASTPVKTIWEPVIWLEGEKYALADLLPRPLCPREQENTTGPCMGLDRLYDVNSSGQIVAQGFIRDRSTTDPTGFSTHARSFLLTPTTARADLEVKQTVSATEPGPGSTVTWTTTVTNKGDDTATDVRLDILIPQAVTGATCDTWRGICTAIKGGFRNTAKVLEPGRSATVEVSATVPDNAANGTELKAGTGGYSLAVTDPKPADNTASTTATVRPLLIPSGINWTDPVEVGQVSYPSSVTLTNRLNDPIPLKVIAVSGPFTQSNACPVELAVGKACTVEVKFAPTAEGPATGALTFTTADGAAPAYTVPLTGKGIKAGDIPAVQAPAAPLRGQVGKPFTLRVDFTDTEAGDTHTAKVAWGDGPPVDAVVTPRPGGGTVTLTRTFTAPKSGTAMVMVYDSSNNLGDAGVPYVISEAAPNTAPVVTAGADVELTAGEVLQRTVTFADPDSTSWTATVDYGDGSGPQPVTPNAAKQITLEHQWATPGTYPVTVKVKDDGDLETTATFIATVVAAETPNQAPTVRVSPAFDTVEAGAVWVAPASFTDSDSTSWTYMVDYGAGAGPQPLSKVAGQLKLEHVYASAGDYTVVLTVTDDKGASGSAQVTVHVTNAAPEVALTAPAVAKQPAKVAKVGEAVSLSASFTDSGKADTHTATWSIGGEPVPAAVAGHGGKGTVSGSHVFTKAGLYPISVTVTDNHSGATKADTADGKQAYVVVYDPAGSLVGAGQTVSPAGVCKLDAACAKEGEANLNVTAHYRDKDTTPTGELHYNAPGFDLRDDSSTVLAVAGGTAILRGEGKVNKTVDVTYEITTIDSGKPADNTDQLVVRVWKKNGELIYDNSGKPAPVSGVIRVSG, from the coding sequence GTGCTGCCCGGGCTTGGCGCACACCAGCCCAGCCAGTGCCACCCGGCCGTAGTCCTTGCCGGCCACGCGCATCACCGGGGTCTTGCGGCGCAACCTGCCACTCATCCTGGACGAGGAACAGGTGAAGCTTGTCAGGCCTCCACACGCCTGTGGATCTTCGACAAGCTCGCTGACATCGAGGCCAAGCGATCTACAAGCGAGGCCAAGCGACCTACAGGTGCGACCGGTCACGATCGGCGACTGCCAGTTCCCAAGCCGCGCCCGGGAGGGCACGGCCATAGTCATGGAGTCACTCCTTTGCACTGGTTATTCAGTCGAGCCTCCTCTCGGCGGATCGCGGCACGATGGTCAGGGATATCGCTGATCACTGCGGTGGCCGGCTCTCTCGTCCTGCCCACATCCGCGATCGCCGCATCCGCCCCCGAACCGCCTCCGAACAACGAGGTGGCATCCGCGGCGGGCGAGGTCAAGCTCATCGATCTCGGCTCCCTCAACGGCCGCGATGACGGGGTCTACAGCAGCCTCGGTTATAAAGTCAATGCCCGGGGCATCAACAACATGAGCCAGGTCGTCGGGACAGCCACTGTCTCTCACTTGAACGACCACCAGAGAGCCGTTCTGTTCTCCGGCGGATCCGTCAGGCAGCTGCACGACAGCCTCGAGGGCCTCGGCGACGGCGGGATCGTCAACAGCCATGCCTGGGGCATCAACGACGACGGCACTGTGGTCGGCACATTTTCGGACATGGGCCCGGATGACGAGAAGACCTTCGTCCTCAAAGATGGCAAGGCGACTCTCATAGAGCAGCGCTTCGGAAGGGTCATCAACAACAAAGGGCAGATCGGGGGCGGCGGCTGGGTACGCGATCCGGACGGGTCCGTACTGCAGCTCCGTGCGTTCAAGGACCAGAACATGGGGGTCTCGGCGCTGAACAACTCAGGTTCGGTGGCCGGTAACGCCGACATGGACCCCGACCGGTCCGTCTTTGAGATACGCGCGTTCCGCACCAAGCCCGGACAGCCCCTCGACCTGGCCAAGGACATTCTGCAGTACGCCGGCGAGACCAAGGCCGCTGACATCAACGACAAGGGGCAGGTCGCCGGCCACGGGAAGAATATGAACGGCGGTATCGTCCCTATCATCTGGAACGCGAGCGGTGTGGCCGTAGAGCAGGACACCCCCCTCGGCGGCGAAGCGTACGCGATCAACAATGCGGGCATCGCCGTGGGATTGATGAGGACCTCCTCCGGGCCGACGAGAGCCGCCATGTACGCAGGCGGTGCCGGAATCGACCTGAACACCCTGGTGCCGGCGGGCACGAACCTGCGCTTGACAAGGGCCCTCGGCATCAACGACCTCGGTCAGATCACCGGTGTCGCAACGAACACGACCACAGGCGTGGGGCATGCCTTCCTGCTCGACCTGGGACTCGCCAAGCCCGTCATCAATTCGGTCACCCTCGAGACCAAGAGATACCCGTCCGAGGAGTGGGGTGAGGCCGGGGCCGTGACCGACGGCGACCCGGCGCGCATCACGGTTTCGGTGACCAATCCGGGCTCCATGCCCGTTTCCGCGCAGATCAGGCTGTACCAGGCGCCGAATCCGGGCGAGGCCGTGGACTACACGCCGTTGCCCAAGGTGGAACCGATCGAGGTTGAGCTCGAACCGAACCAGACCGTCAACGTGCGGGCGAATTGGGACACCGCTGGGGTCGCCTGGGAGAGGGGCGAGGCGAACCTGGTCCGGTATGTGAAGGCGCGGCTCTACATGGGCGGTGTCAGGCAGGGGTTCGCCGAGTCGGCGAAAATCACTACCAGGCCGAAGCCCGTGGTTCTGGTGCACGGCTGGAAGTCCAACGCAGAGATCGCATGGGGGTACGCTCATGCGATCCTGGACGGCCTGCATCCCTATATCGGGTCATTCGCCGTCGGTAACGGCGAGTTCGGCCCCGATGGTGGCACCCTTGACACCGGTGACCTGTCGGACTCGTCGAAGCAGACCAATACGCTTGCCGAGAACGCCAAGGAGCTGGCGAAGTACCTGGAGAACGTGCGCACGCGGACGGGCGCGTCGCACGTCGATGTCATCGCCCACTCGATGGGCGGTCTGATCACGCGGCAGTACATCCAGACCGAGATGCCGAGCTCGCCGGATCACAAGCCGGTGGTGAATCGGATGCTGCAGATGGGCACCCCGAACCGGGGGACTCCCTGTGCGGACATGGTCGTGCTGAACGCCACCCTGACTGATGGTTCCGTTCCGTTCTCCCCGGCCACGGAGCAGAACACCACCCGGTTCGTACGCGGCGTGTTCAACCAGCAGTACACGAACCTCAAGGGCGTGACACCCTCCAACCTGGCGGGTGTGGGCAGGCCCCTGCCCTGCGTCGCTCCCCCCGAGCACACGGAGTTCTACGACAGTGACCTGATCGTTCCGTTGTGGAGTGCGCGGTTCTACCCCGACGTCCCCAGGACCGGAACCGTGCACATGTCGATGACCGACTCGGCGTGGGATTTCGAGACCTACGTCAAACCGCGGCTGGCGTCGGTGCCGGGCAAGGACGGTGACCCGGATCTGCCCAGGTTGACCAAGGGGGTCACCGGCGACTCGGCCATGGCCGCCGCGCCGGCCGCCATGGCCACGGATGATGGCGGTACGGACGCGGGTTCCGTGTTCGCTGCGTCGTCGACTGCGGTGGAGGCGGGGAAGACGGTGAGTGTGCCGTTGGACGTCCCGCAGGGTTCGGCGTTCGGTGTGACGGGGGCGTTGCCGTCGACCGTCGGGTTGGTGTTGCGTAATCCGTCCGGGGAGCCGGCCGCGCAGTACGCGGCGGGCAGTGATGAGGCCAAGCAGCCGGTCCAGGGGTTGAGCGTCGCCAAACCGCGGGCGGGTGCGTGGAAGCTGGAGATCACGAACTCGGCCACTGAGCCGGTCACGGCCAATCTGGGTGCCTGGGTCGCCGGTAACCCGGTGAAGGTGGCGGCCACGGTGGAGCAGCCGTCGGAGGATGGCCGGGTCAAGGTGACAGGCACCGTCACCGATGCCGGTAAGCCGGTTACCGCGGTGCCGGTGCAGGCGATCGTGATCGGCGAGGACGGCGCGCGTGTTGAGCTGTCGTTGAAGGATGACGGCAACAGCGGTGACGGCGGCGCCGGTGACGGCGTGTACGGTGCCACTTCTGAGTCGTTGGCCGACGGTGTGTATTCGGTCACGGTGAAGGCCGACACCGCCAAGGGCCTGCGGGCCGCACTTGATGTGGTCGAGGTGAAGAAGCCCGATCTGCGGGAGTTCGAGCTGACGTTGTCGGCGCAGCCCGGTGGTTCGGTGGCGGTGTCGCCGGCGCAGGACACCTACCGTGCCGGCACCAAGGTGACGGTGACCGCGACCCCTGAGGCCGGGCGGATCCCGATCGGGTGGACCGTGGACGGTGAGGAGCGGGGCGCGGGTGCGCTGAGGCTGACCATGAACGGCCCGCACACGGTGGTGGCGCGGTTCGGCACCTACACGGTGACCGAGCTGGGTGCGGCGTCGCCTGGTCGAAGTGCGGCGGAGACGAGGGCCGTCGCGCTCAACGACCGCGGTCAGGTCGCCGCCACGGTGGACCAGAACCATACCCATAGGACGAGCGCTGTGCGCTGGCAGGCCGGTGAGTTCACCAATCTGGGTGACCTGCCGTGCACCGACGACCCCCGCAGCACCAACAGGTGCATGGCGGTCGCCACGGGGATCAACGAGGCCGGGGACGTCTCCGGCTGGGCTACGTCGGGAGAGGGTGGGACCAACCGCGCTGTCGTCTACCGCAAGGACGGTTCGGTCAGGAGTCTGCAGCCGGAATCGGGCGGATTGGCCCTGGGCCTGAACGACAACGGCCAGGTGTTCGGCATGGCGGGCGGTGACCATGTGATCTGGGATCAGGGGGGCGCGGTCCAGCTGCCCGCCAACCCGGTGTTCGACACGAAGTACACCTATGTCTCCGGGTATGCCTCCGCTTTCTCATCCCGGATCAACGCCCGGGGCACGGTGGCTGGTAACTATGTGATGGGAAGAGACCCGATCTACGGTAAGCCCGTCAACTGGGGGCCCGCGCTCTACCGGGACGGGGTGACCACGCCGCTTGCGGTGCCAGGTTGCCCGTACAAGGACAATGAGTACGGCGACGCCTATGACGTCAACACCGCCGAGGTGGTGGCGGGTAGCGTGGATTGCGGCCCCAACAATCCCACGCGCGCCGTTCTGTGGAAGGACGGTCAGCCGACCGAACTCGGTGAAGGCGAGGCGACCGCCCTCAACGACCACGGGCTGGTGGTCGGCCGCGCGCTCGACCAGGACGCCTCCACCCCGGTCAAGACGATCTGGGAGCCGGTGATATGGCTGGAGGGCGAGAAGTACGCGCTGGCAGATCTGCTGCCCCGGCCGCTGTGCCCGCGGGAGCAGGAGAACACAACCGGGCCGTGCATGGGCCTTGATCGCCTGTATGACGTCAACTCCTCCGGCCAGATCGTGGCGCAGGGCTTCATCCGCGACCGTTCGACCACGGATCCGACCGGCTTCTCCACCCATGCGCGGTCGTTCCTGCTGACCCCGACCACCGCCCGGGCGGATCTGGAGGTCAAACAGACGGTGTCGGCGACCGAGCCGGGGCCGGGCTCGACGGTGACCTGGACTACCACGGTGACCAACAAGGGTGACGACACCGCGACCGACGTGCGGTTGGACATACTGATCCCGCAGGCCGTCACCGGCGCGACGTGTGACACCTGGCGGGGCATCTGCACCGCGATCAAGGGCGGGTTCCGTAACACGGCCAAGGTGCTGGAGCCGGGCCGGAGCGCCACCGTCGAGGTGAGCGCGACCGTCCCGGACAACGCAGCCAACGGCACCGAGCTCAAGGCGGGGACCGGCGGCTACAGCCTGGCGGTGACCGACCCCAAGCCGGCCGACAACACCGCTTCGACCACCGCGACGGTGCGTCCGCTGCTGATCCCGTCCGGGATCAACTGGACCGATCCGGTGGAGGTCGGCCAGGTCAGCTACCCGAGTTCGGTGACGTTGACCAACCGGCTGAATGATCCGATCCCGTTGAAGGTGATCGCGGTCAGCGGGCCGTTCACCCAGAGCAACGCCTGCCCGGTGGAGCTGGCGGTCGGCAAGGCGTGCACGGTGGAGGTGAAGTTCGCCCCCACCGCGGAAGGCCCGGCCACCGGTGCGCTGACCTTCACCACCGCCGACGGCGCCGCACCGGCCTACACCGTGCCGCTGACCGGCAAGGGCATCAAGGCCGGTGACATCCCGGCGGTGCAGGCCCCGGCCGCGCCGTTGCGGGGCCAGGTGGGCAAGCCGTTCACCCTGCGGGTGGACTTCACCGACACCGAAGCCGGCGACACCCACACCGCCAAGGTCGCCTGGGGAGACGGACCGCCGGTGGACGCCGTGGTGACCCCGCGGCCCGGGGGCGGCACCGTCACCCTCACCCGCACCTTCACCGCCCCGAAGAGCGGCACCGCCATGGTGATGGTCTACGACAGCAGCAACAACCTCGGGGATGCGGGCGTGCCGTACGTGATCAGCGAGGCGGCGCCCAACACCGCGCCGGTGGTCACCGCCGGAGCCGACGTCGAGCTGACCGCGGGCGAAGTTCTGCAGCGCACCGTGACCTTCGCCGACCCGGACTCCACCTCCTGGACGGCCACGGTGGACTACGGCGACGGGTCCGGCCCCCAGCCGGTCACCCCCAACGCCGCCAAGCAGATCACGCTGGAGCACCAGTGGGCCACCCCGGGCACCTACCCGGTCACCGTCAAGGTGAAGGACGACGGCGACCTGGAGACCACGGCCACCTTCATCGCCACGGTCGTGGCCGCCGAGACCCCGAACCAGGCCCCGACGGTCAGGGTGAGCCCGGCGTTCGACACCGTGGAGGCGGGAGCCGTCTGGGTCGCGCCGGCCTCCTTCACCGATTCTGATTCCACCTCCTGGACCTACATGGTCGACTACGGGGCCGGGGCCGGGCCGCAGCCGCTGTCCAAGGTCGCCGGGCAGTTGAAGCTCGAGCACGTCTATGCCTCGGCCGGTGACTACACGGTCGTGCTGACCGTCACCGACGACAAGGGCGCCTCAGGCAGCGCCCAGGTGACCGTGCACGTCACCAACGCCGCACCCGAGGTGGCCCTGACGGCGCCGGCGGTGGCCAAGCAGCCGGCGAAGGTGGCGAAGGTGGGCGAGGCGGTGTCGCTCAGCGCCTCGTTCACCGACTCCGGTAAGGCCGACACGCACACCGCCACCTGGAGCATCGGCGGCGAGCCGGTGCCCGCAGCGGTCGCCGGACACGGCGGCAAGGGCACCGTGAGCGGGTCGCATGTGTTCACCAAGGCCGGGCTGTACCCGATCTCGGTGACGGTCACCGACAACCACAGCGGCGCCACCAAGGCCGACACCGCCGACGGCAAGCAGGCCTACGTGGTGGTCTACGACCCGGCCGGCTCGCTGGTCGGCGCCGGGCAGACGGTCTCACCCGCCGGAGTGTGCAAGCTGGACGCCGCCTGCGCCAAGGAGGGCGAGGCGAACCTCAACGTCACCGCCCACTACCGCGACAAGGACACCACCCCCACCGGTGAGCTGCACTACAACGCCCCCGGGTTCGACCTGCGCGACGACTCCTCCACGGTGCTCGCCGTGGCCGGCGGCACCGCGATCCTGCGCGGAGAAGGAAAGGTCAACAAGACCGTCGACGTCACCTACGAGATCACCACTATCGACTCCGGCAAACCGGCCGACAACACCGACCAGCTGGTGGTCAGGGTCTGGAAGAAGAACGGAGAGCTCATCTACGACAACAGCGGCAAGCCCGCACCGGTGAGTGGCGTCATCCGCGTCAGCGGCTGA